In Neisseria perflava, the DNA window ATCTTAATAAACAACCTATACGCCAAAAATCTGAAAATATTGATTTAGATTAAAATCCCACTGCTTCTATTTCACTAGACTTTATGTATAATACCTAGGTATTAGTTAATATAATTCCTAATAATAGAGAGAAACGATATGAAATACCCACCATTACTTATCTTGCCTATCGTCTTAGCCGTATCCCAAGCATGGGCAGAGACTAACCCTACACCTGAAGAAACGGTTACCCTTTCCCCTGTCACCGTCACCGGCACACAACAAGAAAAAGCCAATCGCGTTACTTTCAACCCCAAAGCTGCTTTGCAACCCCTCCCTGCCGGAGACGGGGCAGACCTTTTACAATCCGTGCCCAACATGAGCATCATCCGCAAAGGCGGCAGCTCGGGCGATCCGCTGTTCCGCGGTTTGGGCGGCTCGCGCCTCTCCGTCAATGCCGATGACCAGTTTATTTATGGCGGTTGCGGTATGCGCATGGACCCGCCGACTGCCTATATCCACCCCAATTCGTTTGATAAAGTTGTCGTTACCAAAGGCCCGCAAACCGTAACCCAAGGCATGGGATTGGTCAGCGGCTCGGTGCAATTTATCCGCAAAGACCCTGATTTCACTGAAAAACCTTACAACGTTAACGCTACCCTGACGGCAGGCAGCAACGACCGTCTTGACGGCTCGTTGGAAGCCGAGTTCGGCGGCAAATACGGCTACGTCCGCAGCAATATTTCCCATAACGAAGCCGACGATTACAAAGACGGCGACGGCAACCGCATTCACTCCAACTTCAAACGTGACAGCCAAATGCTGCAACTGGGCATCACCCCGACCGAAAACACCACCATTGCCGGCACATACGAGCGCAGCAGGGCCAAGGTTGCCTACGCCGACCGCATGATGGACGGCAGCAAATTCGACCGTGATGCATGGAACATCCGCTTTACCCAACGCAACCTTACCCCATGGTTCAGCGAGTTGGAACTGCGCTATGGTAAAAGCGAAATCGACCACGTGATGGACACATACAGCCTGCGTACCATCCGCACCCCTGCCGGTATGCAGATTAAAAATGCCAACAACCCTAAACGCAATACCGATACAGGCCGTCTGAAAGCCACTTTCGACTGGGACAAGCTCAACCTGCAAACCGGTTTGGATTATCTGGACGACGTCCACGTCGCACGCATGGAGCGTGGTGGCGACGGCTACAGCCACAAGCCTTACATGCCCAACCAAAGTTTCAAACAATGGGGTATTTTCACCGAAGCCTCTTGGCAGCAAACCGACAATCAACGCTGGGTAGCAGGTTTGCGCCATGACCAAGTCAAAGCGCATTACGATACCGCGCGCGTGACCAACCCCGTTTTGAAACATCAAAAATTCAATTTGAACTCAGGCTTCCTGCGTTGGGAAAGAAATACGGACAACGGCCTGAAATACTATGCCGGCTTCGGTATTGCCGAACGTGCGCCTGACTACTGGGAACGCCTGCGCTCCGAAAACAAAGCCATC includes these proteins:
- a CDS encoding TonB-dependent copper receptor gives rise to the protein MKYPPLLILPIVLAVSQAWAETNPTPEETVTLSPVTVTGTQQEKANRVTFNPKAALQPLPAGDGADLLQSVPNMSIIRKGGSSGDPLFRGLGGSRLSVNADDQFIYGGCGMRMDPPTAYIHPNSFDKVVVTKGPQTVTQGMGLVSGSVQFIRKDPDFTEKPYNVNATLTAGSNDRLDGSLEAEFGGKYGYVRSNISHNEADDYKDGDGNRIHSNFKRDSQMLQLGITPTENTTIAGTYERSRAKVAYADRMMDGSKFDRDAWNIRFTQRNLTPWFSELELRYGKSEIDHVMDTYSLRTIRTPAGMQIKNANNPKRNTDTGRLKATFDWDKLNLQTGLDYLDDVHVARMERGGDGYSHKPYMPNQSFKQWGIFTEASWQQTDNQRWVAGLRHDQVKAHYDTARVTNPVLKHQKFNLNSGFLRWERNTDNGLKYYAGFGIAERAPDYWERLRSENKAIRAEQNRQIDAGVIWKRPNLHASVSVFGSNIKDFIMMERQGMDFNVRNINASRFGGEAEVKWTFAPNWEVGTSLAYTHGKNRTDGKPLAQTPPLEWNNTLAFDNGKFSAGALWRVVAKQNRYSKGQGNIVGQDIGASSGFGVLSLNAGWKFSKYATLQGGVDNVFNKTYAEFVSRGGDPSAGTQTMRVNEPGRTAWLRLQAKF